One genomic segment of Flavobacteriaceae bacterium includes these proteins:
- a CDS encoding acetyl-CoA C-acyltransferase encodes MNKQTYIVKAHRTAVGKAPRGLFRFKRTDELAAETIQYMMKALPQLDVKRIDDVIVGNAMPEGSQGLNMARLISLMGLNSVDVPGVTVNRFCSSGLETIAMATAKIQAGMADCIIAGGAESMSAVPMTGYKTELNYDLVNSGHEDYYWGMGNTAEAVANQFNVSREDQDEFAYNSHMKALRAQAEDLFQDQIVPIMVNQTYLDENGKKTTKSYTVTKDEGPRKGTNKEALAKLRPVFAAGGSVTAGNSSQMSDGAAFVMVMSEDMVKELNLEPVARLVSYAAAGVEPRIMGIGPVAAIPKALKQAGMKQNNIELIELNEAFASQSLAVIRALDLDREIINVNGGAIALGHPLGCTGAKLSVQLFDEMRKREMKNKYGMVTMCVGTGQGAAGIFEFLN; translated from the coding sequence ATGAACAAACAAACATATATCGTAAAAGCTCACAGAACAGCCGTCGGAAAGGCGCCAAGAGGATTGTTCAGATTCAAAAGAACAGATGAACTGGCCGCAGAAACTATTCAGTATATGATGAAAGCACTTCCTCAACTGGATGTAAAACGCATTGATGATGTCATCGTTGGAAATGCAATGCCAGAAGGCTCTCAAGGACTCAACATGGCACGTTTGATTTCATTAATGGGATTGAATAGTGTAGATGTTCCGGGAGTAACAGTAAACCGTTTTTGCTCGTCGGGTTTAGAAACTATTGCTATGGCAACCGCTAAAATTCAAGCCGGAATGGCAGATTGTATCATTGCCGGAGGTGCGGAAAGTATGAGTGCCGTGCCTATGACGGGATACAAAACCGAGTTGAACTACGATTTGGTAAATTCCGGTCATGAAGATTATTATTGGGGAATGGGAAACACTGCCGAAGCCGTTGCAAACCAGTTTAACGTATCCAGAGAAGATCAAGATGAGTTTGCTTATAATTCTCATATGAAAGCACTACGTGCGCAGGCAGAAGATCTCTTTCAAGATCAAATCGTTCCCATTATGGTAAATCAAACTTATTTAGATGAAAATGGTAAAAAAACAACCAAAAGTTATACCGTAACGAAAGATGAGGGCCCAAGAAAAGGAACCAACAAAGAAGCTTTGGCTAAATTACGTCCCGTATTTGCCGCCGGTGGAAGTGTCACTGCCGGAAACTCATCTCAAATGAGTGACGGTGCTGCATTTGTAATGGTAATGAGTGAAGATATGGTAAAAGAATTAAACCTTGAACCTGTTGCAAGATTGGTGAGTTATGCCGCAGCGGGTGTTGAACCCAGAATCATGGGAATTGGACCTGTTGCTGCCATTCCAAAAGCACTAAAGCAAGCAGGAATGAAACAAAACAACATCGAACTGATTGAACTGAACGAGGCCTTTGCTTCTCAATCACTGGCTGTGATAAGAGCATTGGATTTAGACCGGGAAATTATAAATGTCAACGGTGGGGCCATTGCTTTAGGGCACCCTTTGGGCTGTACGGGAGCAAAATTATCTGTTCAACTGTTTGATGAAATGCGCAAAAGAGAAATGAAAAATAAATACGGTATGGTAACCATGTGTGTAGGAACCGGACAGGGAGCTGCCGGGATTTTTGAGTTTCTTAATTAG
- a CDS encoding four helix bundle protein, translating into MHKFEQLKIWQKAMAIVESCYKVSENFPKEEKFNLTSQIRRSATSIPSNIAEGAGRNTNGEFRQFLGIANGSSFELLTQLYLSKKLNLIKEEKVNPIINKVVAITKMNYSLQKSLKPS; encoded by the coding sequence ATGCACAAATTTGAACAATTAAAAATATGGCAAAAGGCAATGGCCATTGTGGAGAGTTGTTATAAAGTTTCTGAAAATTTTCCCAAAGAGGAAAAATTCAACTTAACATCTCAAATTAGAAGAAGTGCAACCTCAATTCCCTCAAATATTGCTGAAGGAGCCGGAAGAAATACCAACGGAGAATTTAGACAGTTTTTAGGAATTGCTAACGGTTCTTCTTTTGAATTATTAACTCAATTATATCTATCAAAAAAATTAAATTTAATTAAAGAAGAAAAAGTAAACCCAATTATTAACAAAGTAGTAGCCATTACTAAAATGAATTACTCTCTTCAAAAATCATTAAAACCATCTTAA
- a CDS encoding 3-hydroxyacyl-CoA dehydrogenase: MTRRIKKVAIIGSGIMGSGIACHFANIGVEVLLLDIVPKELNDKEKAKALTLEDTTVRNRLVNNALATSLKSKPSPIYHSKFADSITTGNIEDDMRKIKDADWVMEVVVERLDIKKQVFEQIERYRTPGTLITSNTSGIPIKFMNEGRSEDFQQHFAVTHFFNPPRYLKLFEVVPGPQCKPEIVDFLIMYGDKFLGKTSVLAKDTPAFIGNRIGVFGIMSLFHIVKEMGLTIEEVDKLTGPVIGRPKSATFRTIDVVGLDTLVHTANGVKDNCPDDEMKDQFVIPDFVNTMMKNKWLGSKTKQGFYKKVVGEDGKKEILSLDLNTLEYRPKQRSKFATLELTKTIDNVADRFKVLVGGKDNAGEFYRKSFVALFAYVQNRIPEISDELYRIDDALKAGFGWEHGPFEIWDAIGVERGMELIKAEGKEPAAWISEMLASGSKSFYSVKDGATCYYDIPSKTHTKKPRQDAFIILDNIRESKTVFKNSGVVVQDLGDGILNVEFQSKMNTIGGDILAGLNKALDIAEKEYQGLVVGNQAANFSVGANIGMIFMMAVEQEYDELNFAVKYFQDTVMRMRYSSIPTIAAPHGMTLGGGCELSMHADKVVAAAETYIGLVEFGVGVVPGGGGSKEFALRAADFFKKGDVELNVLQEYFLTIGMAKVATSAYEAYDLGILQKGKDVIIVNKDRQIAEAKKHALLLAEAGYTQPPKRKDIKVLGKQALGMFLVGTDSMEAANYISEHDKKIANKLAYVMAGGNLSEPTRVTEQYLLDIEREAFLSLTTERKTLERIQHMLKTGKPLRN, encoded by the coding sequence ATGACCAGAAGAATTAAAAAAGTGGCTATTATCGGTTCCGGAATTATGGGCAGTGGTATTGCCTGTCATTTTGCTAATATTGGCGTTGAAGTACTGTTATTGGACATTGTTCCAAAAGAACTCAACGATAAAGAAAAAGCAAAAGCGTTGACTTTGGAAGATACAACAGTCAGAAACCGCTTGGTAAATAACGCACTGGCTACATCTCTAAAATCAAAACCGTCTCCTATTTACCATTCGAAATTTGCGGATAGCATTACCACGGGAAACATAGAAGATGATATGCGCAAAATCAAAGATGCAGATTGGGTCATGGAAGTGGTAGTGGAGCGTTTGGATATCAAAAAACAGGTTTTTGAACAAATAGAGCGATACAGAACGCCCGGAACACTCATCACATCAAATACTTCCGGAATCCCTATCAAATTTATGAACGAGGGAAGAAGTGAAGATTTTCAACAACATTTTGCCGTAACCCATTTCTTTAATCCACCCAGATATTTAAAATTATTCGAAGTTGTTCCGGGGCCACAATGTAAACCGGAAATTGTAGATTTCCTGATCATGTATGGTGATAAATTCCTGGGAAAAACATCGGTTTTGGCAAAAGATACCCCTGCTTTTATTGGAAACAGAATCGGAGTCTTCGGAATCATGAGTTTGTTTCATATTGTAAAAGAAATGGGGTTGACTATTGAGGAAGTGGATAAATTGACCGGGCCTGTAATTGGCCGCCCAAAATCTGCTACTTTCAGAACTATTGACGTTGTTGGTTTAGATACGCTGGTGCATACGGCAAACGGTGTCAAAGACAATTGCCCGGATGATGAAATGAAAGATCAATTTGTAATTCCCGATTTTGTAAATACCATGATGAAAAACAAATGGCTGGGAAGTAAAACCAAACAGGGATTTTACAAAAAAGTTGTGGGTGAAGATGGTAAAAAAGAAATTCTCTCTCTGGATTTAAACACGTTAGAATACCGCCCAAAGCAACGGTCAAAGTTTGCAACACTGGAACTCACCAAAACCATTGACAATGTCGCAGACAGGTTTAAAGTGTTGGTAGGAGGAAAAGACAACGCCGGAGAATTTTACAGAAAAAGTTTTGTCGCTTTGTTTGCCTATGTTCAAAACAGAATCCCTGAAATCTCAGATGAATTGTATAGAATTGATGATGCTCTGAAAGCCGGATTCGGATGGGAACACGGTCCTTTTGAAATCTGGGATGCTATCGGAGTGGAAAGAGGAATGGAATTAATAAAAGCCGAAGGAAAAGAGCCTGCTGCCTGGATATCGGAAATGCTAGCCTCCGGCTCAAAATCTTTCTATTCGGTAAAAGACGGGGCTACCTGCTATTATGATATTCCTTCAAAAACGCACACTAAAAAACCGAGGCAGGATGCGTTTATCATCTTAGATAACATTCGGGAATCAAAAACAGTTTTCAAAAACTCAGGAGTCGTTGTTCAAGATTTGGGAGATGGGATCTTAAATGTAGAATTCCAATCGAAAATGAATACCATCGGAGGGGATATCTTAGCCGGATTAAACAAAGCTTTGGATATAGCTGAAAAAGAATATCAAGGGCTTGTAGTGGGTAATCAGGCCGCTAATTTTTCCGTAGGAGCCAACATTGGAATGATTTTTATGATGGCAGTAGAGCAAGAATATGATGAGCTGAATTTTGCTGTCAAATATTTCCAGGATACCGTGATGCGTATGCGTTATTCGTCCATCCCAACGATTGCTGCTCCACATGGAATGACTTTAGGTGGCGGGTGTGAACTGTCTATGCACGCCGATAAAGTGGTTGCTGCTGCCGAAACGTATATCGGTTTGGTAGAGTTTGGAGTCGGAGTCGTTCCCGGAGGAGGAGGCTCAAAGGAATTTGCATTGAGAGCTGCTGACTTTTTCAAAAAAGGAGATGTGGAATTGAACGTATTACAAGAATATTTCTTAACCATCGGAATGGCAAAAGTGGCCACTTCCGCATACGAAGCTTACGATCTGGGAATCTTACAAAAAGGAAAAGACGTTATAATCGTAAACAAAGACCGTCAGATTGCCGAAGCTAAAAAACATGCCTTACTATTAGCCGAAGCAGGTTATACACAACCTCCTAAAAGAAAAGATATTAAAGTTTTAGGAAAACAAGCTTTGGGAATGTTCTTAGTAGGAACCGATTCTATGGAAGCAGCGAATTACATTTCCGAACACGATAAAAAGATTGCAAATAAATTGGCCTATGTAATGGCTGGGGGAAATTTATCCGAACCTACCAGGGTTACAGAACAGTATCTTTTGGATATCGAACGTGAAGCATTTTTAAGTTTGACCACAGAGCGTAAGACATTAGAGCGTATTCAGCATATGTTGAAAACCGGAAAGCCGTTGAGGAATTAA
- a CDS encoding MarR family transcriptional regulator, with translation MNKTKSIDHQLRATWQAVAKLYNEQAAKHDSTMATAFVLLNIDYENGTPSTALGPQMGMEPTSLSRILKTMEEKGAIIRGKNPEDGRSIIIKLTDFGKKMREISKAYVITFNNRIREFITEEELEIFFKVTSTINKLIADKMIYQEDSINKTAV, from the coding sequence ATGAACAAAACCAAATCAATCGATCATCAATTAAGAGCTACCTGGCAAGCAGTTGCCAAACTCTATAATGAGCAAGCTGCAAAACATGATAGTACCATGGCAACGGCTTTCGTATTGCTCAATATAGATTATGAAAACGGAACACCTTCCACTGCTTTGGGTCCCCAGATGGGGATGGAACCTACGAGTCTTTCCAGAATTCTAAAAACCATGGAAGAGAAAGGAGCTATTATTCGGGGAAAAAATCCCGAAGATGGGAGAAGTATTATTATAAAACTGACAGATTTTGGTAAAAAAATGAGAGAAATTTCCAAAGCATACGTCATTACTTTCAATAACAGAATCAGAGAATTTATCACGGAAGAAGAATTGGAAATTTTCTTTAAAGTAACATCCACTATAAACAAATTAATAGCCGATAAAATGATCTATCAGGAAGATAGTATTAATAAAACGGCTGTTTAA
- the gldC gene encoding gliding motility protein GldC has product MAIQHTSEIKFTIGLDENKIPEDIFWSAEDGGIKNSASKAILISVWDHLRKDTLRMDLWTKDMPVDEMKQFFHQTLMSMAATFERATNDHKMSATMRDFCDYFAEKLEIVKK; this is encoded by the coding sequence ATGGCCATACAACATACTTCCGAAATTAAATTTACCATAGGACTGGATGAAAACAAAATTCCCGAAGACATTTTCTGGTCGGCTGAAGATGGAGGTATTAAAAATAGTGCTTCCAAAGCAATTTTAATTTCTGTTTGGGATCATCTCCGGAAAGATACTTTACGCATGGACTTATGGACTAAAGATATGCCTGTTGATGAAATGAAGCAATTTTTTCATCAGACATTGATGTCTATGGCAGCTACTTTTGAGCGAGCCACAAATGATCATAAAATGAGTGCAACCATGCGGGACTTTTGTGATTATTTTGCTGAAAAATTGGAAATTGTAAAAAAATAA
- the gldB gene encoding gliding motility lipoprotein GldB, with amino-acid sequence MRNVTLFFLMIFVFFSCKDKSKHTVDVSNISADFVLQRFEIDFYNTTKETLEKTKETYPLFFPVNVPDTVWLEKISDPDERKLYAETIKKYQHTELLKNQLTSLFKHIKYYTSFNVPDVTTIISNIDYDYRVIYNNTSLIISLDCYLGKEHPFYHDYPDYIKENNTENHMIVDVANQIIAKQIPLVNDRSFLGKMVYEGKKMYLLDMYLPNVSDREKIGYSKAKFDWAVANQENVWKYFLDKDILYSTDPKLNKRFLDNAPFSKFYVSQDNLSPGRIGVFIGWQIVKSYMDTNKGTFQELLKIKPQDLFLKSKYKPKR; translated from the coding sequence ATGCGAAATGTAACACTGTTTTTTTTAATGATCTTTGTGTTTTTTTCCTGTAAAGATAAATCAAAACACACGGTAGATGTTTCTAATATTTCGGCGGATTTTGTATTGCAAAGATTCGAAATCGATTTTTACAATACGACAAAAGAAACATTAGAAAAAACCAAAGAAACATATCCTTTGTTCTTTCCCGTAAATGTACCGGACACTGTCTGGCTGGAAAAGATATCTGATCCGGATGAAAGAAAATTATATGCCGAAACCATTAAAAAATACCAACATACTGAACTTTTAAAAAATCAGCTAACTTCATTATTTAAGCACATTAAATATTATACGTCTTTTAATGTTCCTGATGTAACTACGATTATCAGTAATATAGATTATGACTATAGGGTTATTTACAATAATACGTCCTTAATTATTTCTTTGGATTGTTACTTGGGGAAAGAACATCCGTTTTATCATGATTACCCTGATTATATTAAAGAAAATAATACGGAAAACCATATGATTGTCGATGTTGCAAATCAGATAATTGCTAAGCAAATACCTCTTGTAAATGACCGGAGTTTTTTAGGAAAGATGGTATATGAAGGTAAGAAGATGTATTTGTTAGATATGTATTTGCCCAATGTATCTGACAGGGAAAAGATAGGATACTCCAAAGCAAAGTTCGATTGGGCAGTTGCCAATCAAGAAAACGTCTGGAAATATTTTTTAGATAAAGACATACTGTATAGCACCGATCCCAAACTAAATAAACGTTTCCTGGATAATGCTCCGTTTTCAAAATTTTACGTATCACAAGACAACCTGTCTCCCGGCAGGATAGGGGTGTTTATCGGATGGCAAATTGTAAAATCATATATGGATACGAATAAGGGAACTTTTCAAGAATTACTAAAAATAAAACCTCAGGATTTATTCTTAAAATCAAAATATAAACCGAAGAGATAA
- the nadE gene encoding NAD(+) synthase: MNTEKVTDHMVGWLKDYITNANAGGFVVGISGGIDSAVTSTLCAKTGFPVLCLEMPIHQAKNQIDRASYHISWLKKNYDNVTSEQVDLTPVFDSLLQSLPKVDDEESRFMALANTRARLRMTSLYYFAGLQGLLVAGTGNKVEDFGVGFYTKYGDGGVDLSPIANLMKSEVYKIAASLGIHDGIQNAAPTDGLWGDNRTDEDQIGASYDELEWAMRMREQGRSVTDFSGRKKEVYRIYTHLHKINQHKMQPIPVCKIPKNLK; encoded by the coding sequence ATGAACACCGAAAAAGTTACAGATCACATGGTGGGTTGGTTGAAAGATTATATCACAAATGCAAATGCCGGCGGTTTTGTTGTTGGAATATCCGGTGGAATAGATTCTGCTGTTACCTCTACCTTATGTGCAAAAACAGGATTTCCCGTTTTATGCCTGGAGATGCCTATTCATCAAGCAAAAAACCAGATAGACAGAGCCTCATATCATATTTCCTGGCTAAAAAAAAATTATGACAATGTTACTTCCGAACAAGTAGATTTAACTCCTGTTTTTGATTCCTTATTGCAATCCTTACCTAAAGTAGATGACGAAGAAAGTCGTTTCATGGCATTAGCAAATACCCGTGCCAGATTAAGGATGACTTCTTTGTATTACTTTGCCGGTTTACAGGGGTTATTAGTGGCCGGAACAGGTAATAAAGTAGAAGATTTCGGAGTCGGTTTTTATACAAAATATGGCGACGGAGGGGTGGATTTAAGCCCAATTGCCAATCTAATGAAGTCGGAAGTATATAAAATTGCTGCATCGCTGGGGATTCATGATGGCATACAAAACGCGGCTCCAACGGATGGCTTATGGGGAGATAACAGAACAGACGAAGATCAAATAGGAGCTTCTTACGACGAGTTGGAATGGGCTATGCGAATGCGGGAACAAGGAAGATCCGTAACTGATTTTTCCGGAAGGAAAAAAGAGGTTTACCGTATTTATACACACCTTCATAAAATAAATCAACATAAAATGCAGCCTATTCCCGTATGTAAAATTCCTAAAAACTTAAAATAA
- a CDS encoding tyrosine-type recombinase/integrase, translating into MGFTTKLTLHKARIKNDGTYPLILRVTYYRKVIRIHLGHCFKESDWDSKNQQVKTTCKVSSNITRLNNLIRKQESYYYDKISALELSGKLATMKQGALKTVLTAEFKEIRDKPTVFEFIDTLIAEKLQLGKKGSALSYRGSKRKLTYVFGNSLISFEQLDYQALKKIEISHIAEGGNYGGLGVYMRTIRAIYNRAIKENLVSADCYPFKHYRIKTIETQRRALSESDFERFKTLDLQFPLVRGRDYFLASFYMRGMNYIDMAYLQVKNIVGDWERIRYQRNKTGKYFSIKISDPLKILLQKFLGDSSMQDSYIFPILNPQMDTEHHYEAINNKRKRLNQKLRKICALHDLEPFTIYAARHTYATMGKRRGVPTAVIQESLGHKTEAITQTYLNSFENKVVDQYDALIMG; encoded by the coding sequence ATGGGTTTTACGACAAAATTGACATTACACAAAGCGAGAATCAAAAACGACGGAACTTATCCGCTCATTCTTCGAGTAACCTATTATCGAAAAGTAATCAGAATTCATCTCGGACATTGTTTCAAAGAGAGCGACTGGGATTCAAAAAATCAACAGGTCAAAACGACTTGCAAAGTTTCTTCTAATATCACTCGATTAAATAATCTTATCAGAAAACAAGAGTCGTATTATTACGATAAAATCTCCGCTTTAGAATTATCAGGCAAACTAGCAACAATGAAACAAGGAGCTTTAAAAACGGTATTAACAGCAGAATTCAAAGAGATTAGGGACAAACCCACCGTTTTTGAATTTATTGATACGTTAATCGCTGAAAAACTCCAACTCGGAAAAAAAGGCAGTGCTTTATCCTACCGAGGTTCAAAACGAAAATTAACCTATGTATTTGGAAATAGCCTAATCTCTTTTGAACAACTCGACTATCAAGCCCTGAAGAAAATAGAAATCAGTCATATCGCAGAGGGAGGCAATTATGGTGGTCTAGGAGTATATATGCGAACAATTCGGGCAATATACAACCGAGCTATCAAAGAAAACCTAGTCAGTGCAGATTGTTATCCATTTAAGCATTATCGAATAAAAACAATCGAAACCCAACGAAGAGCCTTATCAGAAAGCGATTTTGAGCGGTTTAAAACGCTCGATTTACAATTTCCACTTGTTCGAGGTCGAGATTATTTTCTAGCCTCATTTTATATGCGAGGCATGAATTATATTGACATGGCGTATTTACAAGTAAAAAACATTGTGGGAGATTGGGAGCGGATTCGGTATCAAAGAAATAAAACAGGGAAATATTTCAGTATAAAAATTTCTGACCCGCTCAAAATATTGCTTCAAAAATTTCTTGGAGATTCCTCCATGCAAGACAGTTATATTTTCCCGATTTTGAACCCTCAAATGGATACTGAACATCATTACGAAGCGATTAATAACAAACGAAAACGCCTGAATCAAAAACTCCGAAAAATTTGTGCTTTGCATGACCTGGAACCCTTTACGATTTATGCAGCTCGCCATACCTATGCCACGATGGGAAAACGTAGAGGAGTGCCAACGGCGGTGATTCAAGAAAGCCTTGGGCATAAAACCGAAGCCATCACCCAAACCTACCTGAATTCTTTTGAAAATAAGGTAGTGGATCAATACGATGCGTTGATTATGGGTTGA
- a CDS encoding DNA adenine methylase → MTKTPIAYYGGKQSLLNHILPLIPKHKVYTEPFFGGGAVFFAKKPVKSEIINDTNNMVVNFYEVVQTDFEALKQKIEQTPFSRTTYAVAHTIYRMPHLFSKLAQAWAFYVATNMGFSTAIGSWGYDKYGKRCKVFQNKKMSFDDTVFDRLQFTEIECNDACKVITSRDSKQAFHYVDPPYIDTDQGHYSGYTRADYRNLLETLSNLQGKFLLSSYASDLLTEYTIKNEWHSKWVEKPLVASLAKSGQTRKRKTEVLTANYPL, encoded by the coding sequence ATGACCAAAACCCCAATCGCATACTACGGAGGCAAACAAAGCCTTTTGAATCATATTTTACCCCTTATTCCAAAACACAAAGTCTATACCGAGCCTTTCTTTGGCGGTGGTGCCGTCTTTTTTGCTAAAAAGCCTGTTAAATCAGAGATTATCAATGATACGAACAATATGGTGGTGAATTTTTATGAAGTGGTACAAACAGATTTTGAAGCCTTAAAACAAAAAATTGAACAAACGCCGTTTTCCAGAACTACTTATGCGGTCGCCCATACCATCTACCGAATGCCGCATTTATTTTCTAAATTGGCTCAGGCATGGGCGTTTTATGTAGCGACCAATATGGGATTTTCTACCGCAATTGGAAGTTGGGGCTATGATAAGTATGGAAAGCGTTGCAAAGTATTTCAAAACAAAAAAATGAGCTTTGATGATACTGTTTTTGACCGCCTCCAATTTACCGAAATCGAATGTAATGATGCTTGTAAAGTGATAACCAGTCGAGATAGCAAACAAGCGTTTCACTATGTCGACCCACCTTATATTGACACCGACCAAGGGCATTATTCCGGCTACACCCGAGCCGATTACAGAAATTTGTTGGAAACGCTTTCTAATCTCCAAGGAAAATTTCTGTTGAGCTCGTATGCTTCTGATTTGTTAACAGAATATACTATCAAAAATGAGTGGCATAGCAAGTGGGTTGAAAAGCCACTGGTAGCCAGCTTGGCAAAAAGCGGACAAACCCGAAAAAGAAAAACCGAGGTGCTAACGGCAAATTACCCTCTCTAA
- a CDS encoding transposase: MKTNEIIGIDVSKLLIDVCIYSKQIVQQFENSKSGFKLMLKWSFKNSSFSKEETMFVFEHTGMYSHLLSVSLTEQKLSFFIASGLEIKRSIGIARGKDDQIDAKRIALYGYRLKEELKPSKLPKRSILQLKSLLSLRTKLNKQRAGFKVTLKEQKRIYKAKEYKIIFDVQQKMIAELTKQIHKINTQMQAIIDQNIMLKETYKLVTSVKGIGMQTAIMMIVFTDNFSKFENWRKFASYCGVAPFPYQSGTSIKGRTKVSHLANKKLKAIINMCAISAIQHNPEMKLYYHKRIKQGKSKMSTVNIIRNKLIARVFAVVKRQTPYVDTFKFAA; encoded by the coding sequence ATGAAAACAAATGAAATTATCGGAATCGATGTCAGTAAATTATTAATTGATGTTTGTATCTATTCTAAACAAATTGTTCAACAGTTTGAGAACAGTAAATCTGGATTTAAATTAATGCTAAAGTGGAGTTTTAAAAATTCGTCTTTCTCTAAAGAAGAAACCATGTTTGTATTTGAACATACAGGAATGTACTCTCATTTATTATCTGTGTCTTTAACTGAACAAAAATTATCTTTTTTCATAGCTTCTGGTTTAGAAATTAAAAGATCTATTGGTATTGCTCGTGGAAAGGATGACCAAATTGATGCCAAACGCATTGCTCTATATGGGTATCGATTAAAAGAAGAACTTAAACCCAGTAAGCTACCTAAAAGAAGTATATTACAACTAAAAAGTCTCTTATCTTTAAGGACAAAACTTAACAAACAAAGAGCTGGTTTTAAAGTTACTTTGAAAGAACAAAAAAGAATTTATAAAGCAAAAGAGTATAAAATAATCTTTGACGTTCAACAAAAAATGATTGCAGAACTAACCAAACAAATACACAAGATTAATACTCAAATGCAAGCTATTATTGACCAAAATATAATGTTAAAAGAAACCTATAAACTTGTTACTAGTGTTAAAGGTATAGGAATGCAAACTGCTATAATGATGATTGTGTTTACTGACAATTTTTCAAAATTTGAAAACTGGAGAAAGTTTGCCTCTTATTGTGGTGTTGCTCCTTTTCCTTACCAATCTGGAACTAGTATTAAAGGACGTACAAAAGTCTCTCATTTGGCTAATAAAAAATTGAAAGCAATTATTAATATGTGCGCTATTTCTGCTATACAACATAACCCAGAAATGAAATTATACTATCATAAAAGAATAAAACAAGGCAAAAGTAAAATGAGTACCGTTAACATTATTAGAAACAAATTAATAGCAAGAGTGTTTGCCGTTGTCAAACGACAAACACCCTATGTAGATACTTTTAAATTTGCTGCATAA